Sequence from the Thermocoleostomius sinensis A174 genome:
CACCATTGGGTAGGTTTGGGCCTGCGTTTGCGGATCAATTTTGGTGATGGCAAGCTGATACGCTTGAATTCCTTGCTGTAGATAAGCTAATCCCTGACTGGTAGGCAACAAGCGAGAGGTCATCCAGTAGAGATTCCCCAAGTCGTTGAGAATATCAACCCAAAGCGGCGATACCTCGGGCAATCGTACCAACACCTGTTCGTAGGCTTGGATAGCGATTGAGAGATTTTGGGGTGTGGCATCTCCTTGTTCGACGCGATCGCGGAAAAGATTACCCACGCTGCGGTAAGCATCAATCAAAACCGTGGAAGAGGCGTTCCGCTGATGCAGTTCTTCAATGTGTTGCAAAATTCGCTGAATGCGATCGGCATCGGGAAGTCCATCAGGTAGGTGAATGCCGACATGGGTAGGTAGTTCAGAAAGAGGCGGTTGGGCAGTGGCAGCAGACGAGGTTTGACCGACCGTAGGCGAGGCTCCGTTGGTTGCCATTGGTGGTTCAGAAGCTGGCTGAGCCAGATCCGGATCATCCGTTGTTTCATAAAGCTGATTCAGATTTTCACCCAGTGGCAACCAAGGATTATCAGCCGTCGCAGGTGGTTCTGCTGAGGAAGGTGATTGTGACTTGGAAGGTGACTCGATCGGCGTTGCCTGGTCTTGAATATCTTCTTGATGCTGGATAAACTGCTCGACCCAAGCCAACAACGGGTTATCAGGAACATCTCCATTAGTTAACTCTGCGACTAACTCTGCGGCCAAATCCTCTGGCAACAGCGAATGAGACTGAGTGGCATCTATTGCGGAGGTCTCATCTCCTAAGCCTTCCGCTTGCAGCCAAGGATTGCTCTCTAGATCATCCAGGGTAAACGTTGCATCCAGCCCATCCTCTGCATCGGCTAACACGCGATCGAGTTGCTCGTCGTGCAGCAGCGTCAACCAAGGATTTTCTGCCAGTTCCGGGCTATCTTCCTTGGTGGGAGTCGCTGCATCCGTTGGGGGCGTTTCGATCGCGGCGGCGGCGTGGTTTCCTGCATTTTGCTCATCACCGCGCTCATGAATTACAGGATCACGAACGGCATACTCTAAGGGCGGCACCGTTTCACTGCTTGGGTCTAGACGCGAAGACTGGGCCCCAAATCGCTCTGGCAGCGTGATAGTGAGTGGAGTAGGATCGCCAATAAACTCAAATACCCCTGTTCGACAGCGCCAAAACTCTGGTACAGATTGCGATACGGTGTGAAACCAAGGCTGGGTGATCCAAAATAGCAAGCTGAGGTCAAGTAGCGGCAGATGGCGCTCGATCGTCTGTAAATGGGTTAGAAATAGGCGCTGAACCGCTGGAGACTGTCGCGTCAGATGTTCAATGCCTAAAATTTGAAACGCAGGCATCTCCATCGCCGATCGACCGATGATGGGTGGTGGAGATTGGTTCAGCCATTGCGCTACCTGAATCAACGGGTTTGGATCTTCCAGGCTCAGTTGCACACTCACCAGTCGAGGATAGTGTTGCACTGCGGACGGTAAGCGAGAGGCGTCAACTCCGGCCAACTCTAATGCAGGGGCTTGAT
This genomic interval carries:
- a CDS encoding tetratricopeptide repeat protein, with translation MANVPLRKILGLNQQTYQRLKLALDLNLRRQIFIAVCDDLVLRDRLATQLQTELNQAPALELAGVDASRLPSAVQHYPRLVSVQLSLEDPNPLIQVAQWLNQSPPPIIGRSAMEMPAFQILGIEHLTRQSPAVQRLFLTHLQTIERHLPLLDLSLLFWITQPWFHTVSQSVPEFWRCRTGVFEFIGDPTPLTITLPERFGAQSSRLDPSSETVPPLEYAVRDPVIHERGDEQNAGNHAAAAIETPPTDAATPTKEDSPELAENPWLTLLHDEQLDRVLADAEDGLDATFTLDDLESNPWLQAEGLGDETSAIDATQSHSLLPEDLAAELVAELTNGDVPDNPLLAWVEQFIQHQEDIQDQATPIESPSKSQSPSSAEPPATADNPWLPLGENLNQLYETTDDPDLAQPASEPPMATNGASPTVGQTSSAATAQPPLSELPTHVGIHLPDGLPDADRIQRILQHIEELHQRNASSTVLIDAYRSVGNLFRDRVEQGDATPQNLSIAIQAYEQVLVRLPEVSPLWVDILNDLGNLYWMTSRLLPTSQGLAYLQQGIQAYQLAITKIDPQTQAQTYPMVQNNLGAAYADLARHDNPVDNLELSVQSYREALRYRTPESDPLRYASTQNNLGTTYWNLAQYKEQKANLKLAITAYSEALQYYNPDQEPLNYAMIQNNLGTAYWNLAQHEPHEDWLSLAVSAYQMALTYRTREAVPAAHAATQNNLGTAYWHLANQTDHPQERLDHLQHAIVAYEASLQAAAYLQQQSNAIMLNFDLFATHNNLGLAHYQFATDSMNGLSTTEQTTHLEAAILHHVLALQGWAEQPNLRQTAFNCIVQTIRAAYNQQGLAGQSLMLSKVPGDLLPEILPKL